A stretch of Paenibacillus sp. URB8-2 DNA encodes these proteins:
- a CDS encoding retropepsin-like aspartic protease has translation MKIEYVDGLLQTSLILNYKGQALTIDKLVIDTGASHTLLSADTVADIGVYFETGDEIVTAFGIGGEESCFRKTIDSIQLGSFQINDYKLDIGSLHEKLKINGLLGLDVLMEANIVLDLAELVMYSTTK, from the coding sequence ATGAAAATTGAATACGTCGATGGTTTGCTGCAAACGTCCCTTATCTTGAATTACAAAGGACAAGCTCTGACTATAGACAAACTAGTTATTGATACAGGGGCTTCTCATACCTTGCTATCTGCTGATACTGTAGCAGACATTGGCGTTTACTTTGAGACTGGAGATGAGATCGTTACTGCATTCGGCATTGGTGGTGAAGAAAGTTGCTTTCGCAAAACTATTGATTCGATTCAATTAGGTAGTTTTCAAATCAACGATTACAAGTTGGATATTGGATCGCTTCACGAGAAACTTAAGATCAATGGGTTACTTGGATTGGATGTATTGATGGAAGCTAATATTGTGCTCGATTTGGCAGAGCTTGTTATGTATTCGACGACAAAATAA
- a CDS encoding ATP-binding protein, with amino-acid sequence MHRDKIAILKRLIAEEGIYRALYEHHPDCVYVLDLGGRSIGANRSAEQLAAPEEIRGIWSKALLFGSRTEAGRHFVLASAGNTTSFHLKFIQRSGIVASAEVTFIPIKNKEEVVGVFAIVRNITAEIVAENEGRAPGAVYPELDALLKDPQSLILDSVTEGIFGLDREGKIIFINKTAMFMLGYSSEEIIGVHSLSHIHHTRPDGSRYCPKECPILMTVEDGTSRTMIEEIFWRKDGTSFWVNYRVSPIMERGQIDGAVVAFSDITNEREVRRAKESAEQASRAKSEFLAMISHEIRTPMNGMIGMADLLLDSELGEEQRTYADILRSSSYSLLNILNDILDFSKIEAGKMPLEPEQFGLREMLSVIIDLFTPKAEEKGLALRWWADTSVPETIKADPSRLRQIIVNLVGNALKFTEKGSVTLSVKNILLPESPNYLLEFSVRDTGVGIAEDKLGLLFQSFSQLHPMINRKYGGTGLGLAICKQLVELMGGTIFVESEEGRGSIFRFMLPFVKEEAEVQV; translated from the coding sequence GTGCATAGGGATAAAATAGCCATTTTAAAGCGGCTAATTGCCGAAGAAGGCATATATAGAGCACTGTATGAGCACCATCCGGACTGCGTCTACGTTCTCGATCTTGGGGGGCGCTCCATCGGTGCGAACCGCTCCGCTGAACAACTGGCTGCACCCGAGGAAATAAGGGGTATCTGGAGCAAGGCGCTTTTGTTCGGAAGCCGGACCGAAGCCGGGCGTCATTTTGTGCTGGCCTCCGCGGGCAATACGACTTCGTTTCATTTAAAGTTCATTCAAAGATCCGGCATCGTCGCGTCCGCCGAGGTGACATTTATTCCGATTAAGAATAAGGAAGAAGTGGTTGGCGTATTCGCCATTGTCCGGAATATCACTGCCGAGATTGTGGCGGAGAATGAAGGGCGCGCGCCCGGGGCCGTCTATCCGGAGCTGGACGCGTTGCTTAAAGACCCGCAGAGCCTGATCCTGGATTCGGTAACGGAAGGCATCTTCGGACTCGACAGGGAAGGGAAAATTATCTTCATCAACAAAACCGCGATGTTCATGCTGGGATACTCCAGCGAGGAGATCATCGGTGTACACAGCCTCTCGCATATCCATCATACCCGGCCTGACGGCTCCCGTTACTGCCCGAAGGAATGCCCGATTCTTATGACGGTCGAGGACGGGACTTCAAGGACCATGATTGAGGAGATTTTCTGGCGCAAGGACGGCACCAGCTTCTGGGTGAACTACAGAGTGTCTCCCATCATGGAACGCGGCCAGATTGATGGTGCGGTCGTCGCCTTCAGCGATATTACGAACGAGCGGGAAGTTAGAAGGGCGAAGGAGTCCGCCGAACAGGCTTCGCGGGCAAAGTCGGAGTTTCTGGCTATGATCAGCCACGAGATCCGGACACCGATGAACGGCATGATCGGAATGGCCGACCTGCTGCTGGACAGCGAGCTGGGGGAAGAGCAGCGGACGTATGCGGATATCCTGCGCAGCAGCAGCTACAGTCTGCTTAATATTTTGAACGACATTCTAGATTTCAGCAAAATCGAAGCCGGCAAAATGCCGCTGGAGCCCGAACAGTTCGGCCTGAGAGAGATGCTTAGCGTCATCATCGATCTGTTCACTCCGAAGGCGGAGGAGAAGGGATTGGCCCTTCGCTGGTGGGCGGATACGAGCGTCCCGGAGACCATCAAGGCCGATCCGAGCCGTCTCCGGCAGATCATCGTCAACCTGGTTGGCAATGCGCTGAAATTCACCGAGAAGGGAAGCGTGACGCTGTCCGTCAAGAACATTCTGCTGCCGGAATCGCCGAACTATCTGCTGGAATTCTCCGTAAGGGATACTGGGGTCGGCATTGCCGAGGACAAGCTTGGCTTGCTGTTTCAGTCGTTCTCCCAGCTTCATCCGATGATTAACCGCAAATACGGCGGCACCGGGCTGGGGCTGGCCATCTGCAAGCAGCTGGTGGAGCTTATGGGCGGCACGATCTTTGTGGAGAGCGAGGAAGGGCGCGGTTCCATCTTCAGGTTCATGCTGCCCTTTGTCAAAGAAGAGGCGGAAGTTCAAGTATAA
- a CDS encoding DegV family protein, whose product MPNVKIFTDSTSDMPQGWKETYDIGVIPLYVVFDDATYRDGVDITPDQVYRKVSATSALPKTAAPSPADFMNAFAPAIENGDDIVYLSLSSSLSSTYQNARLAAEEFPSERVKVVDSGTLCGGIALLAVKAAQAALHGGSSDEIVSMLEQERNRLSTEFVIDTLDYLHMGGRCSGMQNFIGSLLKIRPVLRMVDGTIVPVSKVRGKKEKAVEQMLSHALSDIDRMDRELLIVAHTQAEEDAKYLRDALEAAGVKEIVVIEAGCVIGSHCGPHTVGLMYLKNEDRDRH is encoded by the coding sequence ATGCCTAACGTTAAAATTTTTACCGACAGCACCTCCGATATGCCGCAAGGCTGGAAAGAAACCTATGATATCGGCGTTATCCCGCTGTATGTTGTGTTTGATGACGCCACTTACAGAGACGGCGTGGATATTACACCGGATCAGGTGTACCGGAAGGTGAGCGCAACCTCCGCGCTGCCCAAGACGGCAGCCCCTTCGCCTGCCGATTTCATGAATGCCTTTGCACCTGCGATTGAGAACGGCGACGACATTGTCTATCTCAGCCTCTCCTCCTCCCTGTCCTCCACCTATCAGAACGCGCGGCTTGCCGCAGAGGAATTTCCTTCCGAACGCGTGAAGGTAGTGGATTCCGGCACATTGTGCGGCGGAATTGCCCTGCTGGCTGTTAAGGCGGCCCAGGCCGCGCTCCATGGCGGCAGCTCCGACGAGATTGTCTCGATGCTGGAGCAGGAACGGAACCGGCTCAGTACGGAATTCGTCATTGATACGCTTGATTATTTACATATGGGCGGCCGCTGTTCCGGCATGCAGAATTTTATCGGCAGCCTGCTCAAGATTCGTCCGGTGCTTCGAATGGTCGACGGCACCATCGTTCCCGTGAGCAAGGTCCGCGGCAAAAAAGAAAAAGCGGTGGAGCAGATGCTCTCCCACGCGCTTTCAGACATCGACCGGATGGACAGGGAACTGCTGATCGTCGCGCATACGCAGGCCGAGGAAGACGCCAAGTATTTGCGTGACGCTCTGGAAGCTGCAGGCGTGAAGGAAATCGTTGTTATTGAAGCGGGCTGCGTTATCGGCAGCCACTGCGGACCGCATACTGTGGGGCTGATGTATCTTAAGAACGAGGATCGCGATCGGCACTGA
- a CDS encoding AraC family transcriptional regulator: MEWLNRMRDALDYMERHMTEPVNMDEIAKAACSSPFHFQRMFNLLTGVTVAEYIRKRRLTLAAQELAMTPVRVLDVALKYGYDSPEAFAKAFRKAHGITPSAAREPGTVLKAFPRLSFHLSLKGDKEMDYRIVHKEVFKVVGKKMETSCRDGENLREIPRFWLKCNEDGTYDKLLELGEGIHDLLGICAEMNHEQETLTYWIAVENGEPAPEGYSSTVIPAATWAVFTSVGPMPSAIQSVWARIFQEWFPGTGYEHSGGPEFELYPPGDPSSEDYRCEVWVPVMKKS, translated from the coding sequence ATGGAATGGCTGAACCGCATGAGGGACGCTTTGGATTATATGGAACGCCATATGACGGAACCGGTGAATATGGATGAAATCGCCAAAGCGGCCTGCTCTTCGCCATTCCACTTTCAGCGGATGTTCAATCTGCTAACCGGCGTAACCGTAGCCGAATACATCCGCAAGCGCCGGCTGACGCTGGCCGCGCAGGAGCTGGCGATGACGCCGGTCCGGGTGCTGGACGTTGCGCTCAAATACGGTTACGACTCGCCGGAGGCATTCGCCAAGGCGTTCCGCAAGGCGCACGGGATTACGCCCTCGGCGGCGCGCGAGCCGGGGACCGTTCTGAAAGCTTTTCCCCGCCTCTCCTTCCACTTGTCCTTGAAGGGAGATAAAGAAATGGATTATCGTATCGTACACAAAGAAGTGTTCAAGGTAGTTGGCAAAAAGATGGAGACTTCCTGCCGTGATGGAGAGAACCTGCGGGAGATTCCGCGTTTCTGGCTAAAATGCAACGAGGACGGCACGTATGACAAACTGCTTGAGCTGGGAGAGGGCATCCACGATTTGCTCGGGATATGCGCCGAAATGAATCACGAGCAGGAGACGCTGACTTATTGGATTGCCGTGGAGAACGGTGAACCCGCCCCGGAAGGCTATTCCTCTACCGTCATTCCGGCCGCAACCTGGGCCGTCTTCACTTCGGTCGGCCCCATGCCCAGTGCAATTCAGAGTGTATGGGCACGGATCTTCCAGGAATGGTTCCCGGGCACCGGCTACGAGCATTCGGGCGGACCCGAATTCGAGCTGTATCCGCCCGGGGACCCGTCCTCGGAAGATTACCGCTGCGAGGTATGGGTTCCGGTTATGAAGAAGTCATAA
- a CDS encoding glycoside hydrolase family 65 protein, whose product MKAYLKIDEWSIIEDSFDPQTQEISESVFSLGNGYMGGRANFEERYSGPSLQGSYMAGVYYPDKTRVGWWKNGYPEYFAKVLNSTNWIGIDIDIDGAPLDLAACIVSEFRRVLNMKEGTLSRSFTAALADGKEVKVESIRIVSMTRREIGAIRYSVTPLNFAGTITVTPYLDGDIKNKDSNYDEKFWNEVEKSSFPGGGYLTLKTKKLDFHITTAMAYDIVVAGVKLEADAEPVQRDKYVANNVQVPVHQGEQVVIYKYAASVTSRNYGLGQLAQAAQSALQSAREAGFVALLTEQTNAWKDKWKESDIIIEGDPSAQQAIRFNIFQLNQTYTGEDDRLNIGPKGFTGEKYGGSTYWDTEAYCVPFYLSTADSSIARNLLIYRYKHLEKAKENASKLGFTKGALYPMVTMNGEECHNEWEITFEEIHRNGAIAYAIYNYVNYTGDKSYLGQYGLEVLAEISRFWEERVHYVPHKDKYVMLGVTGPNEYENNVNNNWYTNRIAAWTMEYTLEALAYLQQNEESRYGELVDKLGLLESETEKWREIIDKMYYPADEEKGIFLQQDGFLDKVILPVKELAPEHLPLNQKWSWDRILRSCYIKQADVLQGLYFLNDRYDLETKKRNFDFYEPITVHESSLSPCIHSILACELGYKEKAYEMYLRTSRLDLDNYNNDTEDGCHTTSMAGTWMSIVHGFGGLRVQGDRLILKPFNPGHWKSYSFKIMFRGSRLKVSVTDQGVTVSNETETPASILIYDKEYTVNGLGEVTAQGIPVII is encoded by the coding sequence ATGAAAGCGTATTTAAAAATCGATGAATGGTCCATTATTGAAGACTCGTTCGATCCCCAAACCCAAGAGATTTCCGAAAGCGTATTCAGTTTGGGCAACGGCTATATGGGCGGACGCGCCAATTTTGAAGAGCGGTACAGCGGGCCCAGCCTTCAAGGCAGCTATATGGCCGGTGTGTACTATCCCGACAAGACCCGGGTCGGCTGGTGGAAGAACGGCTATCCCGAGTATTTTGCCAAAGTATTGAACAGCACCAACTGGATTGGCATCGACATCGATATTGATGGCGCTCCGCTGGATCTCGCCGCATGCATTGTATCGGAATTCCGGCGGGTGCTGAACATGAAGGAAGGCACGCTGTCCCGCAGCTTCACCGCTGCCCTCGCGGACGGTAAGGAAGTCAAAGTGGAGAGCATCCGCATCGTCAGCATGACCCGGCGGGAGATCGGAGCCATCCGCTATTCGGTTACACCGCTCAATTTTGCGGGAACGATCACCGTAACCCCTTATTTGGACGGGGACATCAAGAACAAGGATTCCAACTATGACGAGAAGTTCTGGAATGAGGTCGAGAAGAGCAGTTTCCCAGGGGGCGGCTATCTGACCCTGAAGACGAAAAAGCTCGATTTTCATATAACCACGGCCATGGCGTATGATATTGTCGTTGCCGGAGTTAAACTGGAAGCCGACGCCGAACCGGTTCAGCGAGACAAATATGTGGCTAACAACGTCCAGGTTCCGGTGCATCAGGGGGAGCAGGTCGTTATCTACAAATACGCCGCAAGCGTGACTTCCCGCAACTACGGTCTGGGACAGCTCGCCCAGGCGGCACAAAGCGCTCTCCAGTCGGCAAGGGAAGCCGGTTTTGTGGCTCTGCTGACCGAGCAGACGAATGCCTGGAAGGATAAATGGAAAGAAAGCGATATCATTATTGAAGGCGACCCTTCCGCCCAGCAGGCGATCCGCTTCAATATTTTTCAGCTGAACCAGACCTATACTGGAGAGGATGACCGGCTGAATATCGGACCCAAGGGCTTCACCGGTGAAAAATACGGCGGCAGCACCTACTGGGACACGGAAGCCTACTGCGTTCCTTTCTATCTTAGCACCGCGGATTCTTCCATTGCCCGGAACCTGCTGATTTACCGCTACAAACATCTGGAGAAGGCCAAGGAGAATGCCAGCAAGCTCGGCTTCACCAAAGGCGCGCTGTATCCGATGGTGACGATGAACGGCGAGGAATGCCATAACGAATGGGAGATCACTTTTGAGGAAATCCACCGCAACGGGGCTATCGCCTATGCCATCTACAACTATGTAAACTACACCGGCGACAAGTCGTATCTCGGGCAATACGGCCTTGAGGTGCTGGCGGAAATCTCCCGTTTCTGGGAAGAGCGCGTGCACTACGTACCGCATAAAGACAAATACGTCATGCTCGGCGTTACCGGACCGAACGAGTACGAGAACAATGTCAATAACAACTGGTACACGAACCGGATCGCAGCCTGGACGATGGAGTATACGCTGGAAGCGCTCGCCTATTTGCAACAGAATGAAGAATCGCGCTATGGCGAACTGGTTGACAAGCTTGGACTTTTGGAAAGCGAGACGGAGAAATGGCGGGAGATTATCGACAAAATGTACTATCCGGCCGACGAGGAAAAAGGCATCTTCCTGCAGCAGGACGGCTTCCTCGATAAAGTGATTCTCCCGGTCAAGGAACTGGCGCCCGAGCATCTGCCGCTGAACCAGAAATGGTCATGGGACCGCATTCTGCGCTCTTGCTATATCAAGCAGGCCGACGTACTTCAGGGACTCTACTTCCTGAACGACCGCTACGACCTGGAGACGAAAAAACGGAACTTCGACTTCTATGAGCCGATCACCGTCCACGAGTCCTCCCTCTCTCCATGCATCCATTCGATACTCGCCTGCGAGCTCGGATACAAGGAGAAGGCATACGAGATGTACTTGCGCACTTCCAGACTCGATCTGGACAACTACAACAACGATACCGAGGACGGCTGCCATACGACCAGCATGGCCGGCACCTGGATGTCCATTGTACACGGCTTCGGCGGACTGCGTGTTCAAGGCGACCGTCTGATCCTGAAACCGTTCAACCCTGGCCATTGGAAATCATATTCGTTCAAAATCATGTTCCGCGGTTCCCGGCTCAAGGTATCCGTTACCGACCAAGGCGTTACGGTTTCCAACGAAACCGAAACTCCGGCTTCCATCTTGATCTACGATAAAGAGTACACGGTGAACGGACTTGGCGAAGTAACTGCGCAAGGCATCCCTGTAATCATTTAA
- the pgmB gene encoding beta-phosphoglucomutase yields MKEVKACLFDLDGVLVDTAKYHYIAWKELADQLGFEFTEKDNERLKGVSRTASLNILLEIGGLTLDEAEKAKLAESKNNRYVEYITKMDSSEILPGALDFLKECRSQGILIALGSASKNAMTILNNTGLTPYFDAIIDGTKTSAAKPDPEVFLLGAEALGVSSAECVVFEDAEAGIEAAIRGGMASIGIGSPETLGAANIVVPSLQEMSVARLKEAFASV; encoded by the coding sequence ATGAAAGAAGTCAAAGCTTGCCTGTTCGATCTCGACGGTGTGCTAGTCGATACAGCCAAGTACCATTACATCGCCTGGAAGGAGCTTGCGGATCAGCTCGGTTTCGAGTTCACAGAGAAGGACAACGAGCGGCTGAAAGGCGTGAGCCGCACTGCTTCGCTTAACATCCTGCTGGAAATCGGCGGACTGACTCTGGACGAGGCCGAAAAAGCCAAGCTGGCCGAGAGTAAAAATAACCGCTATGTAGAGTATATTACGAAGATGGACAGCTCGGAGATTCTGCCCGGGGCGCTGGACTTCCTGAAGGAATGCCGCAGCCAGGGAATATTGATCGCACTAGGGTCTGCCAGCAAGAACGCGATGACGATTCTGAACAATACCGGGCTCACCCCATATTTTGACGCGATTATCGACGGAACCAAAACGTCCGCTGCCAAGCCCGATCCGGAAGTGTTCCTGCTGGGAGCCGAAGCGCTCGGGGTCTCTTCCGCCGAATGCGTCGTCTTCGAAGACGCCGAAGCCGGAATCGAGGCCGCGATCCGCGGGGGCATGGCGAGCATAGGCATCGGTTCGCCGGAGACGCTCGGAGCTGCGAACATTGTCGTCCCTTCTCTGCAGGAGATGAGCGTCGCCCGGCTCAAGGAAGCTTTTGCCTCCGTTTAA
- a CDS encoding LacI family DNA-binding transcriptional regulator yields MTVTIKDVARRAGVSPSTVSRVLSGHPRISAETSRKVKSIMEEMGYHPNIMAKSLVSKTTNSICIILPKPAEELFSNLFFMELIRGIVTQASRSGYDVLISSGATEKEELEAVSRLLKGRRVDGAILLYSRKDDAVIDFLKEGGYPFVLVGRSDKYDDILSVDTDNMMAAYDATSHLISMGHERIGFVSGPPNLIVSRDRLEGYRKAMEQNGLELKSEWIVEGEFLQDSGYRAMSFFMNLPSRPTALVVVDDIVSFGVLRGLNELNYTVPADLALVSFNNIPLSELSTPPISSIDIGIYHLGYTASQILIQAIQKQNTEPGYTNRFIIPHRLIVRESSMYSPGKK; encoded by the coding sequence ATGACGGTTACCATCAAGGATGTGGCCAGGAGAGCGGGCGTATCCCCTTCCACGGTCTCCCGGGTTTTGTCGGGCCATCCGAGAATCAGCGCGGAAACCTCCCGCAAGGTCAAGAGCATTATGGAAGAAATGGGCTATCATCCGAACATCATGGCCAAGAGTCTCGTATCGAAGACGACGAACAGTATTTGCATCATCCTCCCGAAGCCGGCTGAAGAATTGTTCTCCAATCTGTTCTTTATGGAATTGATTCGCGGCATTGTCACACAGGCAAGCCGTTCAGGCTACGATGTCCTGATCAGCTCCGGCGCGACGGAAAAAGAAGAACTGGAAGCGGTCTCACGGCTTCTGAAAGGCCGGCGCGTCGACGGCGCGATCCTGCTCTACTCGCGCAAAGACGACGCCGTGATCGATTTTCTCAAGGAAGGCGGCTACCCCTTCGTCCTGGTGGGGCGCAGCGACAAGTATGACGATATCCTGTCGGTAGATACCGATAATATGATGGCGGCTTATGATGCCACGAGTCACCTTATCTCCATGGGACATGAGCGAATTGGCTTCGTCAGCGGACCTCCGAATCTGATCGTTTCCCGAGACCGGCTGGAGGGCTACCGGAAAGCTATGGAGCAGAACGGCCTGGAACTGAAATCCGAATGGATTGTGGAAGGGGAGTTTCTGCAGGACAGCGGCTACCGCGCTATGTCATTCTTCATGAATCTCCCGAGCCGTCCGACGGCGCTTGTTGTGGTGGACGATATCGTTTCCTTCGGCGTACTCCGCGGACTGAACGAACTGAATTACACGGTTCCTGCAGATCTCGCGCTCGTCAGCTTTAACAATATTCCGCTGTCCGAGCTGTCCACTCCGCCGATCAGCAGCATCGATATCGGAATTTACCATCTGGGCTATACCGCTTCCCAAATATTGATTCAAGCGATTCAGAAGCAGAATACCGAACCTGGCTACACGAACCGCTTTATCATTCCCCATCGTTTGATTGTCCGCGAATCCTCCATGTATTCACCCGGCAAGAAATGA
- a CDS encoding alpha-glycosidase, giving the protein MLLEAVYHRPRVNWSYAYDENTIHLRLRAKKGDLTEVFAWVGDKYAWDQTKELIQMTVFASDEMFDYWECESVPPFRRLKYGFLLQKGKERIWMTESEFQAERPLSPYRLFEFPYINRGDVFAPPAWVRDSIFYQIFPERFANGDPGLDPENVEPWGGVPKQDNFFGGDLQGVIDHLDHLTELGITGIYFTPVFAAASNHKYDTEDYMRVDPHFGDTETLKRLVDACHERGIRVLLDAVFNHSGSTFAPFVDVAENGENSVYKDWFHIRKFPVHSENGILTYDAFGFVREMPKLNTEHPDVKRYLLGVAEYWIKEVGIDGWRLDVANEVDHGFWRDFRKVVKQANPEAYILGEIWHESSPWLEGDKFDAVMNYPFTEAVLDFFIRGSLDSEGFAHAIGKQLSRYPLQASEVAFNLLGSHDTARLLTLAGSDKRKMKLAALFQFTFMGAPCIYYGDEIGLDGGEDPGCRKCMEWDPNKQDHELFGFYRKLITIRKSHPSLRTGTMAFLEAKCHGSKLAYERRLGDESVIVLLNNEDTAQSFRLNVEKERWKDLFTGETLRISRGVLSAKLPAYGFAVLGAANL; this is encoded by the coding sequence ATGTTACTGGAAGCTGTCTATCATCGCCCTCGGGTCAACTGGTCCTATGCTTACGATGAGAACACGATTCATCTGCGGCTACGCGCCAAAAAAGGCGATTTAACCGAAGTATTCGCCTGGGTAGGGGACAAATACGCCTGGGATCAAACCAAAGAACTGATTCAAATGACTGTTTTTGCCTCAGACGAGATGTTCGATTATTGGGAATGCGAGTCCGTTCCGCCTTTCCGCCGGCTGAAATACGGCTTTCTGCTGCAAAAGGGCAAAGAGCGGATCTGGATGACGGAAAGCGAATTTCAAGCCGAGCGTCCCTTGAGTCCGTATCGGCTGTTTGAATTCCCTTATATCAACCGCGGCGACGTCTTCGCTCCTCCGGCCTGGGTCAGGGATTCGATCTTTTATCAAATTTTCCCGGAGCGTTTCGCTAACGGTGACCCCGGCCTTGATCCGGAAAACGTTGAGCCTTGGGGCGGCGTTCCGAAACAGGACAACTTTTTCGGAGGCGACCTGCAGGGTGTGATCGATCATCTGGACCACCTGACCGAACTCGGCATTACCGGTATTTACTTTACGCCTGTTTTCGCCGCTGCCTCGAATCACAAATACGACACCGAAGACTACATGAGAGTCGATCCGCATTTCGGCGACACCGAGACGTTAAAACGGCTTGTTGACGCCTGTCACGAAAGAGGAATTCGCGTTCTGCTCGACGCCGTGTTCAATCATTCGGGCAGTACCTTTGCCCCGTTTGTCGACGTCGCCGAGAACGGGGAGAACTCTGTTTATAAGGACTGGTTTCATATCCGCAAGTTTCCGGTTCATTCGGAGAATGGAATTCTTACGTACGATGCCTTTGGCTTTGTGAGAGAAATGCCGAAGCTGAATACAGAACATCCGGACGTCAAGCGTTATCTCCTGGGCGTTGCCGAATACTGGATCAAGGAAGTAGGCATTGACGGCTGGCGTCTGGACGTGGCTAACGAAGTCGATCACGGTTTCTGGCGCGATTTCCGGAAGGTCGTCAAGCAGGCCAACCCCGAAGCGTATATTTTGGGCGAAATTTGGCATGAATCCTCCCCGTGGCTGGAGGGAGACAAATTTGACGCCGTCATGAACTATCCATTTACCGAGGCGGTACTCGATTTCTTCATACGCGGCTCATTGGACTCGGAAGGCTTTGCCCATGCGATCGGCAAGCAGTTATCCCGTTACCCGCTTCAAGCCAGCGAAGTCGCCTTCAATCTTCTGGGCAGCCACGATACCGCCCGCTTGCTGACGCTCGCCGGAAGCGACAAGCGTAAAATGAAACTGGCCGCGCTGTTCCAATTCACATTTATGGGTGCTCCCTGTATCTATTACGGCGATGAGATCGGCCTTGACGGCGGTGAAGATCCAGGCTGCCGAAAATGTATGGAGTGGGACCCGAACAAGCAGGATCACGAGCTGTTCGGCTTCTACCGCAAGCTGATCACCATTCGGAAGAGTCACCCTTCGCTCCGGACAGGTACAATGGCTTTTCTTGAAGCCAAATGCCACGGCAGCAAGCTGGCCTATGAACGCCGGCTGGGAGATGAATCGGTGATTGTGCTTCTTAACAATGAGGATACGGCGCAATCTTTCCGTCTTAATGTAGAGAAGGAACGTTGGAAAGACCTGTTCACCGGAGAAACGCTACGGATAAGCCGGGGCGTATTGTCCGCCAAGCTGCCTGCTTACGGCTTTGCAGTCCTGGGCGCAGCAAATTTATAA